Sequence from the Erythrobacter insulae genome:
GGAAACTCGGTTTCTTGAGCGAACAGATTTGTCCGGTCTTTATGGAAGAAACCCAGGCTCACAAATCCGGTATCTGAGAAGTAGTATTCACCCGCCAGATCGAATGACCAAACCGTTTCCGGCTGAAGGTTGGGGTTGCCAATATTGACGGCCGCTGTTGCACTGCCGCCAAAGGCGACAGAAATCGACAGGTCATCAAAGTTTGGACGACGCAGATCGCGCGAGATACCGGCGCGCAACAGGAGGTTATCAGCCGGTTCGGCCACAAGGCTCCAGCGCGGCAGGAAGAACTCGTAGTTTGACGATTGACTCAATTGGCCATCAACAACCCCGTTGATGACATTGTTGCCAATCGAGTCGATCTGAGTGCTGACCCAGCGCACGCCAAGGTTGCCGCGGATCGGAACGCCCGCGACTTCACTGTCGTAATTGCCCTGAATATAGAGCGCGTTGGTTTGCTCCTCGATGTCGAAGAACGCGGTCGATGTTTCCACCGGCGCCCCAACCAAAGGCAGATTGACCCCGTTTGCTTCGTTTTGCGCCGTGATTGCCGCGTTCACAGCGGCGATCACTTCGTCAGTGTTGTTGACGGATGCGACCGGGTCGACCGTCAAATAGTCTGGGATGAACAATGCCCGCCCGTCAGCAGCGTTGAAGTTGCTTGGGCCAGCGGTCACAAACTGGCTGAATTGATCGAGCGACGGTCTGAAAAAGGCGGGCGAATTTGCGGAGGTGAAGATGTTCCGCAAAGTGCTGTCGACATTCTCCGCCTTTGAAGAATTGTACCGCCAGCCCAGATCAATGGATGAGAAGAACGGCAAGATGCCTTCAGAATCGAAGTTCAGGTCAAGCCGGAAGGCTGTCTCGCTGTTTTCATTCTGGTTGGCGCCTTGGGTAATTGTACGGATACGATAATTTGCCGGATCAAGAAGTTGGGCCGCCGTTGGCGTCTCAGCCAGCCCTTGGGCGATCCCGAACTGGAGGGTCCCGCCGGTGGTGTCGAAAATGGCAGGGACACCATTGTCGCTGCTTTGGCCAATAGAGGGTTGCGGACCATTTGGGTTGATAAAGTCGGTCTCGAAGGTCAGGTTGGGGAACACCGTGTCCGATGTCGAACTTGAGACTTCGGCGTTGACCGTAAGGCGGCCAACTTCCCATTCGAGCCCAGAGGCAAGAACCGAGCTGTCCGTCAGGCGGGAGCCGGTTTGCGAGGCGGTACGAAGGTTGGAATCGATCGCTCCGTTGCTGGTCACGCCAACACCGAGAATACCTGATGTGACCGCTTGAATTTCACCAAGAACCAACGTTCCGTTTGGTCCTTCCACCGAGCCCAGATTGACGGTCTCGAAGCTCGTATTGTTGGTGTTGTTGATCACCGCAGAAGAGGTCGTGCCCGAGAAGAAAGCTCGCGAGCTTTGCTGGATGCGTTCCTGATCGTTGATCGTGGCGTCGACATAGAGCCGCAGATTGTCTGCCGGCTTCCATTCAAGCGAACCGGTCCAGTTGATGGTTGTATATTCCTGATTGCGCAGTTGCTGATCAAGGAATTGTATGCGCAGGAACGGGAACGCTTCGGCGCTGGCAAAGCCAGAGTTTGGAAGTACGGTCCGGTCGCGGTCGACGCGGGGCGCGAACTCGGTAACATCAAGCTCCGCGTAGCTGGCGCTCATCACGAAACCGATTTCACCGATGCCGGTGTCCCAGCTATTGCCGAGCGTTGCGGAAAAGCGTGGTGTGATCGTGTCGGATAGATCGCTGTGCTCGCCCTGCGCTCTGAATGAGAGCAGCGGCTCGTTCAGATCGAGTGGCCGGATCGTGCGCAAATTCACGGTGCCGCCGACCGATCCTTCGATGGTGCGGGCTTCTGGCACCTTGATCACTTCGACTGCGGCAATCAGGG
This genomic interval carries:
- a CDS encoding TonB-dependent receptor → MKKLAKSSLRTAVSRAVITAMLATPSIALAQSNEDDAQVNSAENDTGANPGIIVSGIRQSLASALDEKRNKDNIIEVIQSEDIGKLPDQNLAEVLENVTGVQITRDAGVGTGVQIRGTGANRVEINGVSTVGSGTGRSGISFEDLPAALIAAVEVIKVPEARTIEGSVGGTVNLRTIRPLDLNEPLLSFRAQGEHSDLSDTITPRFSATLGNSWDTGIGEIGFVMSASYAELDVTEFAPRVDRDRTVLPNSGFASAEAFPFLRIQFLDQQLRNQEYTTINWTGSLEWKPADNLRLYVDATINDQERIQQSSRAFFSGTTSSAVINNTNNTSFETVNLGSVEGPNGTLVLGEIQAVTSGILGVGVTSNGAIDSNLRTASQTGSRLTDSSVLASGLEWEVGRLTVNAEVSSSTSDTVFPNLTFETDFINPNGPQPSIGQSSDNGVPAIFDTTGGTLQFGIAQGLAETPTAAQLLDPANYRIRTITQGANQNENSETAFRLDLNFDSEGILPFFSSIDLGWRYNSSKAENVDSTLRNIFTSANSPAFFRPSLDQFSQFVTAGPSNFNAADGRALFIPDYLTVDPVASVNNTDEVIAAVNAAITAQNEANGVNLPLVGAPVETSTAFFDIEEQTNALYIQGNYDSEVAGVPIRGNLGVRWVSTQIDSIGNNVINGVVDGQLSQSSNYEFFLPRWSLVAEPADNLLLRAGISRDLRRPNFDDLSISVAFGGSATAAVNIGNPNLQPETVWSFDLAGEYYFSDTGFVSLGFFHKDRTNLFAQETEFPLETTGPGGAIDRDITAPCEGGGIFNPFADRNVFSSIQGQGLCVPVGTIVNSSGLTTQTGVEVALQYSLADVLDDANWLSGFGFIGNFTYQEDGGDVTNFFNGNGGANALNLLLGRTDTDQSTAGLEDDVVQQLVTLPNLSNFSYNTTLFYDKYGINFRARYSWRSDFRGTQTQRFGLPRIVDDRGQLNASISYAVTDRVTVGLDGINLLREQNDEYCINDDTLLCQQDFTDRRIVAGVSFKF